Genomic DNA from Verrucomicrobiota bacterium:
ACGAGGGTTACCGTCATTTGCCTGAAGCGGCCGCTTCGCCTTTTTTGATCCGGAAATGGCCTGTGATCTTGAATTCAAACAACCGGTCTTCCTCCTGCGTTCCCGCGCCAATGTTCTGAATCACGAAAGGCCGTCCAGCCGCGTTGGTCCGATCACTTACGATCATGATGTGCGGAAGATTGGGAGGCACAGTGCACGTCACCAGATCGCCGGGGCGATAGCCGCGGGACTCCGTCGAGATGGGGATTTCCCACCCGCGGCGTTTGAAGTAGGTCTGCAGGTTGGGGACGCGACGATGATCAATGTTCTTGTCCGGTCCTTTGAGTCCCCAGTTCTGTGGGTAACGCGAGAAGTTCTGCTTCATGTCCATCGCGAAGGGATCGATTCACCGCATTCCCTCCAATTCGTGGCAATTCGTGAAATTCGTGTCTAACGCCTATTTTCTGGCTTCCGGCGTCACTTTCAACTCGACCTTCTTTCCCTCGCGCAGCACGGCGATGGTCACAGGCTGGCCGATTTTCACGGCCTCCAGGGCGTAAGTATAATCGTAAATGTTCACGACCTTTTGCCCGCCGAACTCGACGATCATGTCGCCGCCTTTGAGTCCGGCTTTGTCCGCCGGGCTGCCGCCGCGCACGCCGGACAGCTTTACGCCCTTCACTTCCGTGGCGTAATCCGGGATCGTCCCCAAATAAGCTCGGAGGCCGTCTCGTCCGCCGCCGGGGCGGTCGCTGCGTTGCACCTTTGCATAGTCAGGACGGTCTGGTGCTTTGAGCAGGTCTTGAACAATCCCACGCGCGAATTTTGCGATCCGCTCGAGGCCGTCATAATTCAAGGTCGCTGCGTCGT
This window encodes:
- a CDS encoding DUF1287 domain-containing protein, which codes for MDMKQNFSRYPQNWGLKGPDKNIDHRRVPNLQTYFKRRGWEIPISTESRGYRPGDLVTCTVPPNLPHIMIVSDRTNAAGRPFVIQNIGAGTQEEDRLFEFKITGHFRIKKGEAAASGK